DNA from Toxoplasma gondii ME49 chromosome X, whole genome shotgun sequence:
AAACCACAAAGGTCGTCGCCTTGCCGTCCTCGCGGCACCCTCACGCACAAATGCACTGTGGGGGTCGCAGGCCATGCAAAAGAACGGACTTGAGAACTGTGGCGACCGCCAATTGAACCTGAGAGTAGTGGTGCTTGGAGACATGTGACGTAAAGTCGAGGCGTTCAAACAGAGTCGATATGTTGTTAAGCGAAGCCCATGCAAGATTAAAGCTGCGAGCGTGTACGGAAGAAgccgttttcttcccccAACGAAGGAGTGAGTCGTGAGATTTACTTGAGAATTCAACATGTTTGAGCAGCTTGTCAGCATGTGGGGGCGTTTCAGACATGCCCTTTTCCTGCCTAAATTTATGCACTTAAAAAAGAAAGTCCTGGACAGCACGAAACGACCTCGGATCCAGCCAAGGCAGGCCTTCTTGAGCTCGATCGAATTTCTGTGCTCAACACAAACCGTTTACGCCACATGTATGCGACAAGCACAAcgacgctgaagaagaagctgtgTCGCGTCTACGCGAGGACAAGCTCTGTTTTAAAAATACGCGATCGGGACATGCGAGCACCACAGACCGAGCTCGCATCcggctgcgtctcctcacacccccccgcatgcagcgaaagaAGCGTCCCCTTCTCGACGACGTCGCCTCCTTCGACTGGACACCGGAGTTGCGCGTTCAACTGCCTCCTTCCGCGAGGCAAGTTGCAGTTCGATGCCCACCCAGCACCCGCAGCCGAACGGCCAACGGAGAGAGCTGAGACGACGTTTTCTGTTCAAAGCCGTTCTTGAAGTGGAACGCAGTTCGAGACTCTCACCTGGTGTCGGGGTGCCTTTGGCCGCTGCAGCGACCGCAGCTCCAGCAGCACTCGGTGGCCGCTGAGAGTGGTGAGCGGCGTCTTGAGCACTGAAGGCGTCGAACGCTTCGAAGAAGTAGGAGAACGCCGTTTTGTAGTCTCGGTCTTGGGCTGCGAGGATGCCAGCCTGCGCCACAGAAGACAGCGGATCTCAGGACAGATTCTCGCACAGCTGCTGCAACACAGCGAGTGCAGAACGGCGCGAACACCGACGAGCGATGACGGGGCTTTCCTAACGTCTCCGGCGGTGCGCGCGATCGCCGCCGAAAAAAGCACACAACTCGAGGAACCGCAGCAGCGTACCTGCAAGTCGATGTCTccctggagaagagggggacAGTGAATCGCGTTGGCATTCGTTCTGGAAGCCGTCAGCGCCGCGCGAGCCTTCGGATAGTTCTTGACTTTGAACTGGAGTCGCGACTCGATCAAGTGGATCTCCACCAAGAGCAGCTTGTCGTCCAACTTCTTCACCTCctgaagcagctgctgcagcacaGGCTGCGCCTGCTGCAGCATGCCCAGCTGGACGTACACCTGCGCAAGGCGGATCTCGACTCTGTGGCGGAGGAAGGTCCGCTTCTCGCCCTGACACCAGGGAATCACTTCTTTGCAGAGTTCGACGAGAGCGTGCTCGGCGCCGGGGAGCTCTGCCACGGCGTCGACGAGGATTCGCACAAGTTTCGCGGTTCGTGCTTTGgccagaagcgagaagaagggcagcgACGACCGCATCAGCTGCTGGAGAGACTCGCAGTCCCCCTGGCTCGCGTagagcgaggcgaggagagcaaTGCCTTGCTCCTGGAGGCGCATAGCTTCCTCCACGCTCGGTGGCGGAAGCGGTCGTTTCTCCACCTGGGGGTCTTTCACCGCACACTGGTACGCGAGTCGGTTCGCTTCTTCAATCAACGCAATCGCTTTCTGGGGGTCCGCGCCGACCAGGTCCTGGCCCTTCTTCAACAGAGCAGCCACGCTGTTCTCAGCCTTTCCGGTTTCTCCACGCTTCTCCTCGGGAGGAgcttccggtgtctctgacGGCTGCGCGGAGGGCGGCATTGTGACGGACAATtaagacgaagagagaaggaaacagctggagaaaaagacactcGCTCCAGAATCAAGTGCGAAAAGGAGTGCACACTGAACGCGCGCGAAACGGGAAGGCAGAACCCATTTGGGGGTTCGTCAGACAGCTGAGGAGACCtacgaaagaggagacataCATTCGACGGGAGAGTTTTCCTCGAGTCATgcaggaagtggagaaaaaagcgtagaggcgcgagagaagacgacgaaaaaaaagctAGTGAGACGCAAGCTGAAACTCGAAAGTGGCGCCCGCCCGGAAAACGGACCTGAGAAAAATGTGGATCCGGCACCACGGGAACTAACTCCCGACTCGCGGCATCCTCACAaaccgacagaaaagagcTGTCAAAGAGGCGCAGATTTCGCAAACAGAAGGAGGCAGGAGCAACGCGGAAACGGCGCCTGCTTTTTCCCTGCAGACATGCAACAGCCTGAGCTGGGACAGCCACAGGTGGTGGTGGTACAACCGCCGCAAAAATCTCGGTCTGGATCGCTTTTCCTGGGGGGCAAGTGCTGTTTTCGAGGAACTTTCCGATTTTGTCTGTTGCACTGCCGCGGACCCCATCTAGCATGTCTGCGCAACTCACGGGAGGTGAAATTTGCCCCGTCAGTCACAGAGAACAGTTCGCGACACAATGCGCGTGCATGCTGGTCAAAAGTAGAGGCTTCCGGATGTTCAAGTGAGTCGCGACAGGACCTTGCGCCCTTTCAAGTTCACAGTCGGCTACT
Protein-coding regions in this window:
- a CDS encoding PCI domain-containing protein (encoded by transcript TGME49_227960) yields the protein MPPSAQPSETPEAPPEEKRGETGKAENSVAALLKKGQDLVGADPQKAIALIEEANRLAYQCAVKDPQVEKRPLPPPSVEEAMRLQEQGIALLASLYASQGDCESLQQLMRSSLPFFSLLAKARTAKLVRILVDAVAELPGAEHALVELCKEVIPWCQGEKRTFLRHRVEIRLAQVYVQLGMLQQAQPVLQQLLQEVKKLDDKLLLVEIHLIESRLQFKVKNYPKARAALTASRTNANAIHCPPLLQGDIDLQAGILAAQDRDYKTAFSYFFEAFDAFSAQDAAHHSQRPPSAAGAAVAAAAKGTPTPGPSRALQALKYMLLSKILQGKEEEVSSLLTGKQGLRYYSMDAASASNRQAGAAASNTRRDLEAMRELALCHKQRSLKKFEEVLHEFSTELEGDEVLMHHIDELYENLLEKNLLQLLRPFSRVELAHVAQLIGLPGPKVEEKLSAMILDGKLHGTLDQGVGVLLLFEEQVLPEMHLDALATIKNMAQVVDTLYEKSLQAL